CCATCTCGTCGGCACCATGCATCTCAGCGACCCGCGGCTCGACGCGCCGCTCGAGCGGCTGCGCCCGGTGATCGACGGCGCCGGCGCTGTGCTGCTGGAGATGCCCCAGGAAGAGCAGGCCGAGCTCATGCAATCGCTCTCCAGCCGCCCGGAACTGCTCCTGCTGACCGAGAACACGCTGCCCGAGCTGATGGAGGAATCCGACTGGCAGGCGCTTTCCGCTGCCGCCCGGGATCAGGGCATCCCGCCCTTCATGGCGGCCAAGTTCCGCCCCTGGTATCTGTCGATGATGCTCTCCCTGCCCGCCTGCGCGAAATCGGCGATGGAGGCGCGCGACGGGCTCGACATGCGCATCGAGGCGATGGCCGAGGCCGCCGGCGTGCCGACGCTGGCGCTCGAACCCTTCGACACGACCTTCAACATCTTCAACGCCGAGCCGCTGGACGAGCAGATCGAGATGATGACCGTCTCGCTGGCCACGCAGGACAGCGGCGAAGACGGGTTCGCCACCACCATCGCCGCCTATTTCGACGAGGCGGTGGGCGAGATGTGGGCATTCTCCGAGATCCTCGTCGCGCGCAGCGGGCTGCTGCCGCCGGACGAGGCGGAGGCGCTGGTCGAAGAGTCCGGCGCGGCGGTGCTCGACCAGCGCAACCGCGCCTGGATCCCGGTGATCCTGCACGCGGCAGAGACCTACGACGCCCCGATCGTCGCCGCCTTTGGCGCGGCGCATCTGCCCGGCGAAGAGGGGGTTTTGCACATGCTCGAAGAGGCCGGGTTCAGCGTGACGCGCGAGCCGTTCTGAGGCGGGGTTTGCGCGGTGGTGGGTTTGCAACCCACCACTCCAGACCTACGCCACGAGCCCGCGCCCCTTGAGCAGCGCCTCGACCCCCGGCATCCGGCCCCGGAACGCGGTATAAAGCTCCTCGGCCTCGCGCGAGCCGCCTTTCGACAGGATGAACTCCTCGAGCTTATGCGCGGTCTCGGGATCGAAGGCCCCGCCCGCCTCCTCGAAGGCGGCGAAGGCATCGGCATCCATCACCTCGGACCACATGTAGCTGTAATAGCCGCTGGAATAGCCGTCGCCGGCAAAGACATGGGCGAAATGCGGCGTCGCGTGGCGCATGGTGATCGCCTGCGGCATGCCGATCCCCTGCAAGACCTCCGCCTGCTTCGCCATCGGATCGGCGGGCGCTGCGCCGGAATGGAACTCCAGATCCACCAGCGCCGAGGCCACATATTCCACCGTCTGGAACCCCATGTCGAAGGTCGCCGCCGCCAGCACCTTGTCGAGCAGCGCTTTCGGCATCGCCGCGCCGGTCTCCGCATGGGTGGCGAATTCCTCCAGCACCTCGGGCACTTCCAGCCAGTGCTCGTAAAGCTGGCTCGGCAGCTCCACGAAATCGCGCGCCACCGAGGTGCCCGAGACCGAGCCGAACTCCACATCAGACAGCATCTGGTGCAGCGCGTGACCGAACTCGTGGAACAGCGTGCGCGCATCGTCATAAGAGAGCAGCGCCGGCTTGCCCTGCGACGGTTTCGAGAAATTGCAGACATTGATCACGACGGGCGTCTCGACGCGGGGCCGCTTGGCCTGGCTGCGCATCGCCGAACACCAGGCGCCGGAACGCTTGGAGGCGCGGGCGAAGTAATCGCCGATGAACACCGCCAGATGTTCGCCGTTCCGCTTGACCTCCCAGGCGCGGCAATCGGGATGATAAAGCGGCACGTCGAGCGGCGCGAAGTCCAGCCCGAACAGCCGGTTGGCGCAGGTAAAGGCCGCCTCGATCATCCTGTCGAGCTGGAGATAGGGCTTCAGCTCGGATTCATCGAGATCGTAGCTCGCGCGCCGCCGCTTCTCGGCGTAATAGCGCCAGTCCCAGGGTTGCAGCGCGTCGTTCACGCCGTCGTCGCGCAGCATCTCTTCCATCTCGGCCTGATCGCGCAGCGCCTGCGCCTTTGCCGGCTGCCAGACCTGCATGAGCAGCTCGCGCACCCGCTCGGGCGTGCCGGCCATCTCGGTCTCCAGCTTGAAATGTGCGAAATCCGGATAGCCCAGCAGCTTTGCCCGCTCCTCGCGCAGCGCCAGCACCTCGGCGGCAATCTCGCGATTGTCGGTCTCGCCGCCATTCTCGCCCCGCGCCGCCCAGGCGCGGAAGGCCTTTTCGCGCAGATCGCGGCGCGGCGAGAATTGCAGGAAGGGCACGATCAGCGAGCGCGACAGCGTCACCACCGGCCCGTCCTGCTCCAGTGCCTCTCCGGCGGCGCGCGCCGCGTCCACGACAAAGCCCGGCAGCCCCTCAAGATCCGCCTCGGCAAGCGGCATGAACCAGTCCGCCTCGTCCTTCAGCAGGTTCTGGGTAAAGGAGGTGCCCAGCACCGCCAGCCGCGACTTGACCGCTTTCATGCGCTCGGCCTCGGCGCCCTCCAGCGCGGCGCCGGCGCGTACGAAACCGCGATGGGTCAGGTACAACACCCGCGCCTCTTCCTCGCTCAGCCCCAGCCTATCGCGCCGCGCCCAGAGATCGGCGATGCGCGCAAAGAGCGTCTCATTGGCATAGATCGCCGAGCTGTGCGCTGCGAGCTTCGGCGAGAAGTCCCGTTGCAGCGCCTGGCGCTCCGGGTTGCTGTCGGCCCCGGCCACCGAGAAGAACACCGACAGCACCTTGTCCAGCGCCTCGCCCGCGCCCTCCATCGCCTCGATGGTGTTGGCAAAGCTCGGCGGCTCGGGATTGTTCGCGATGGCGTCGATTTCCCTGAGATGCGCGCTCAGCGCCTCCTCGAAGGCGGGCGCGAAATCATCGTCGGAAATGCGGTCGAAGGGCGCGATGTGGAACGGCGTGTCCCAGTCGGCGAGCAGCGGGTTGGTCATTGGCAAGGCTCCTTTTCCACAGAAGCTATGCAAGGCCCCGGGCCGCTGCAATGGCGATGCGGCGAGGAACGCCCGCAAGGGCTTGACGAGCGCGCCGCCTCAGCCGCCGCAGACCGGACAATCCTCGCGCCGTTTCAGCGCGATCTTGCGCGTCTCGCCCCAGAGCGCATCGTAGATCAGCATCTCGCCCAAAAGCGGCTGCCCGGCGCCCGCGATCAGCTTCACCGCCTCCACCGCCATCATCGCGCCGATCACCCCGGGCAGCGGCCCCAGCACCCCGGCCTCGGCGCAGGACGGCGCCAGACCCGGCGCCGGCGCCTCGGGAAAGATGCACTGATAACAGGGCGCGCCCTTCGTCGGGTCGAAGACAGAGATCTGCCCTTCCCATTGCGACAGCGCCCCCGAAATCAACGGTTTGCCCGCCGCCACGGCGGCCCGGTTCGCCAGATAGCGCGTCTCGAAATTGTCGGTGCCGTCGAGGATCAGATCGTATTCGGCAAAGAGTGCCTCCGCGCCCTCCGCATCCAGCCGCCGGTGATAGGGCCGGATTTCGACATAAGGGTTCTGCGCCTGCATCGCCGCCTTGGCGGAAAACACCTTGGGCATGCCGATGCGCGCATCCGTATGGATCACCTGGCGCTGGAGATTGGCATTCTCCACCACGTCATCGTCGATCATGCCGATCGTCCCCACCCCGGCGGCGGCGAGGTATTGCAGCGCCGGCGCACCAAGCCCGCCGGCTCCGATCACCAGAACCCTGGCCTGTTTCAGCGCCTTCTGCCCCGGCCCGCCCAGCTCGCGCAGCACGATATGGCGGGCATAGCGTTCGAGCTCTGCCCCGGAAAACGCGCCCGGCTGCGCCGCAGGCGCCGGCACCTTGGCATCGGCCCGGGCCTTTACCCGCCGCAGCACAAAGGCATAGGCCAGCCCCAGCGCCACAAAGCCGCCGAAGATCAGCCAGAACGCCTCGCTGCCGCCGGTGGCCTGCCGCAGCGGATGCCCATCGGGCAGCACGAGCTGCAAGGCCAGCACCGCGACATAGAGCAGCCCCAGCATATAGCCGCGCGCCGCCCGCGATGCGCCCATGAGATGCCCGAGCCCCCAGATCGCCGCCGCGAGCGCCAGCACCAGAAGCATCAGCGCACCCCGGTCGAGCCGAAGCCGCCCGCGCCGCGCGCCGTTTCCGGCAGGGTCTCGACCAGATCGAACCCGGCCTGCACCACCGGCGCCGCCACCATCTGCGCGATGCGGTCGCCATGGGCGATCACGAAGGGCTCGCTGCCCGCGTTCATCACGATCACTCCCAGCGGGCCGCGATAATCGCTGTCGATGGTGCCGGGGCTGTTGGGCAGGGTGATCCCGTGTTTCAGCGCCAGGCCGGAGCGTGGCCGGATCTGCACCTCCCAGCCCTCGGGGATCGCCAGCCGCAGCCCGGTCGGCACCAGCGCGCGCGCGCCCGGCGCCAGCGCGATCTCGCCGCGATCGACAAAATTAGCGCGCAGATCGGCCCCCGCCGCGCCCCCGGTCGCATAGGAGGGCAGCCCCAAAGACCTGTCCGCCCCATCGTCCCACATCATCGCTATCGTGACCACGCCCTGCCCTTCTTCTCTTTCCAAATACGCAAATTCCAGGCGTCTCAACCCGCGCCCAGCGCCTCGGCAATGCGCGCCGCCAGCCTCCGGGCGACCTCGCGCTTGCCCATGCGCGGCCAGTCCTCGGCGCCATCGTCCGAGATCAGCACCACCGCGTTCTCGCTGCCGCCCATGATGCCGGTCGCCGGGCTGACATCGTTGGCGACGATCCAGTCGCAGCCCTTGCGTGCCCGCTTCGCCGTCGCATGGGCCACCACATCGTCGGTCTCGGCGGCAAAGCCCACCACCAGCCCGGGGCGATCTTCGGCCAGCCCCGACACCTCCGCCAGAATATCCGGGTTCTCGGTGAAGCTCAGGCTCGGCAACCGGCCCGCCTGCTTCTTGATCTTCGAGCCCGAGGCGCTCTCCACCCGCCAGTCGGCCACCGCCGCGGCGAACACGCCCGCATCCACCGGCAGCGCCCCCAGCACCGCCGCGCGCATTTCCAGCGCGCTTTCCACCTCGATCACCTCGACACCTTCGGGCCGCGCCACCTCCGCCGGGCCGGTGACAAACACCACCTCTGCGCCGAGATCGCGCAGTGCCTCGGCAATCGCCGTGCCCTGCGCGCCCGAGGAGCGGTTGGCGATGTAGCGCACCGGGTCGATGGGCTCATGGGTCGGCCCCGAGGTCACCAGCACCCGGCGCCCCTTGAGCGGCCCGTCGCTGAGCGCCGCTTCCACCGCCACCACGATCTCCAGCGGCTCGGCCAGCCGTCCGGGGCCGAACTCGCCGCAGGCCATGTCGCCCTCGCCCGGGCCGATCACGGCAACGCCATCGCCCTTCAGCAGCGCCAGATTGCGCTGCGTCGCCGGATGCTCCCACATGCGCACATTCATCGCCGGCGCGATCATCACCGGCGTGTCGGTGGCCAGGAGCAGCGTCGAGGCGAGATCGCCCGCCAGCCCCTGCGCCATCTTCGCCATGAGATCCGCCGTCGCCGGCACCACCAGCACCAGATCCGCCACGCGGGAGAGCTGGATATGGCCCATTTCGGCCTCGTCGGTCAGATCGAAGAGATCGGTATAGACCTTCTCCCCCGCCAGCGCGCCAACCGAGAGCGGCGTGACGAATTCCGCCGCCGCCGGGGTCAGCACCGGGGTCACCGCCGCGCCGCGTTCGCGCAGGCGCCGGATCGTCTCCAGCGCCTTGTAGGCGGCGATGCCACCGCCGATGATCAGAAGGATGCGTTTGCCGGCCAGCATGTCGCGCGCCTTTCCCAGAGCCCCGTCCGCCCCGTGTTACGGCGCGGGCGGCGAAAACTCAATTGGCCGGCGCGTCCTGAAAGGCCTCGCAGGGATCGTCGCGCTCGACGCTCTCGGTCTCTTCCACCAGATCGAACGTGCCCTCCGGCGCGCCCTTGCCGGTCTCGCCCTGCCCCAGCGAGGCCACGGTGACCTCGGGCGCGGCGCGGGCGATCAGCGCCGGCGCGCCCCAGTCGGTGCGGGCATGGCCATTGCCGGTGATCACCACCACCGGCCCGCCATGCATCGACAGCGCCTCGAGCGCGGTTTCCGCCAGCCGCGCATCACGCAGCCGCTGGATCCCCACCATCGTGGGCAGCATCTCGGCGGGCAGTGCGTCGCAATGCGCCGCCATCTGCATCGCCTCGCGGATCTCCTGCTGCTCCGCCGGCAGCGGTTCGTCGAGCCCGTAGAACCCTGCGCTGGGGCCGAACACCGTATCGAGCGGCTCGCCCGAGACCCGCCGCGCCTCCTCGCGCGGCAGCGCCGCGCCAAAGATCGCCGCCTCGCCCGCCGCCTCGAAGATCGGGTAATACATCGCGAAATCCGGCCAGCCGGAGTTTTCCCAGTCGAGCAGCTCCGAGAGCGCCGCCTCGTCTTCCAGATGTTCGGGATGGATCAGCGCCGACTGGTCCGTGGTCAGCATCTCGAAGACCAGCGCCACCGGCTGCAGCTCGGCCACCAGCTCTGCCTGGCGGGCGTGATGGGCCGGGTTGTCATGGGACTCGCCCAGAAACACAACCTGCGCCTCATCGAAAACGCCCCCGTCGGCGAAAGCGGCGGGAGCGGTCAGGGACAGGGCGATCAGCGGGGCGGCAAGCGGAAGGGTTCGCATCATGCGAGGAACTGTTGCACCTCTCCCGACTGGGCTTCAAGCGACTTCCGCATCTTGGCGAAGGCGGCGGCTTCCAATTGCCGCACGCGCTCCTTCGAGAGCCCCAGCTCCTGGCCGAGACTTTCCAGCGTGCGGGTCTCGTCGCGCAGCTTGCGCTCGCGCACGATGAACTGCTCGCGGTCGTTGAGCCCGGTCAGCGCGGTCAACAGCCATTCGCGCAGCTGGGCATTGTCGAGACGGCCCTCGACCAGCGACGAGCTCTGCTCGCCCTCGTCCTCCAGCGTGTCGATCCATTCGCGGCCATCTTCATCGGTGGATTGCGTCGCATTCAGCGAGAAATCCGAGCCCGAAAGCCGGCCCTCCATCATCTGCACATCATGCAGCGGCACGCCGATCTCCTCGGCGATGGCGGCGTGCAGCTTGTGACGCTCCCATTGCCGGCCCTCGGCGGAGGCCTCGCGCTCCAGCCGCGCCTGCACCCGGCGCATATTGAAGAACAGCGATTTCTGCGAAGAGGTCGAGCCGGTGCGCACCATCGACCAGTTGCGCATCACGTAATCCTGAATGCTCGCCTTGATCCACCAGACCGCATAGGTGGAAAACCGCACGCCCCGGTCCGGGTCGAACTTGTCGGCGGCCTTCATCAGGCCGAGGCCGGCCTCCTGAATGAGATCGCCCATCGGCGCTCCGTAGCGCTTGAATTTCGCCGCCATCGAGATGGCCAGCCGCATATAGGCAGTGATCAGCCGGTGCAGCGCCGCCTCGTCGCGGCGGTCGCGCCAGGCATAGGCAAGCTGCAACTCGGTTTCCGCATCCAGAAGCTCGGCCTTCATGGCCTGGCGGGAGATCGTCTGGTCGTTGAAGGACTCGGGTGTCATGCGCGTTCCCCATCGGTTTGGCGGACGGGCGGACCCCGCCTTCTTACACACTACTATGCCGGAGGAACGCACAGCGATCACAATTGGTTTCCCACAGATACGGATTTTTTTCGGAAAAATGCGCGCCCCATCATGACGCCCGGTGATGCGCGGACGCACAAAACGGAATTTCCCCGCCCCGAGAAATCGCGCTAGCAAGTTGAAACCCTTGGCTTTGCGGAGAGTGTCATGGAAGACCGGCTGTTTATCGGAGACTATACCTATTCCAGCTGGTCGCTGCGCGGCTGGCTTCTGCTGGAGCGGTTCGGCCTGCCCTTCTCGGTCAGGCGGATCACCTTTCTCGACGGGCCGGTGGCCGAACAGCTCACAGAGATCGCGCCGGCGCGCACCGTGCCGAGCCTGGTGACCGGCGAGGGCGCGGTGATCTGGGACAGTCTCGCGCTCGCCGAGGAGCTGGCCAGCCGCCACCCCGACGCCGGCCACTGGCCCGCCGACCCGTCTGCACGCGCCATGGCCCGCAGCATGACCGCCGAGATGCATTCCAGCTTTATGGCGCTGCGCGAGCAATGCCCGATGAACCTTCAGGCCGCCTATCAGGGGGTCGAGCCGTCCGAGGGCACGCGTGTCGATCTCGCCCGGATCGAGGCGCTCTGGACGCGGGCGCGCGAGGCCTATGGCAGCGCGGGCCCCTGGCTCTTTGGCGCCTACAGCGCGGCGGATGCGTTCTATGCCCCGGTCGCGGCGCGGATCGCGGGCTATGGCCTGCCCGTGGGCGCGCTTGCCGGCGCCTATGTGGCCGCGCATCTCGCCGATCCGGCCTTTCGTCGCTGGCGCGCCATGGGCATCGCGCTTGGCGAACACCTGCCGTGGTACGACCGCGACCATCCCAGAACAGACTGGCCCGGCCCCGCGCCCCGCATGGCCCATGCCCTCGAGAGCGGCACGCCGGAAAACGAGACCTGCCCCTATTCCGGCACACCTGCCACCCATCTCATGGAAATGGAAGGCCGCGTCTTCGGCTTCTGCAATGCCTTCTGCCGCGACAAGACCGTGGCCGACCCGACCGCCTGGCCGGCCTTCGCAGCGCTGCTGTGATTTGAACGGCGCGGTGGGCAGATTGCCCACCCTACATTTTCCGGTCGCGAGAGCCGCACAAGGGCAACGCACCACCATATGGTGGGCAATCAAACCCACCGTCCCCCCGACCTACCCCACGCCAGGTTAATCTTCCCACCCCGCATTAACCAATCCCTAACCACCCCCACCGCAATCTCGCCGGGAAACGGCAGAGAGGTGAGACGTGGTCGCGCATGCCTATACGGTGGCGTTCGAAGGGGTCGAGGCGCGCCCGGTGGAGGTGCAATGCGCCGTCACCGCCGGGGTGCCGGGCTTTGCCATCGTCGGCCTGCCCGACAAGGCGGTGTCGGAGGCGCGCGAGCGGGTGCGCGCGGCACTCACCACCATGGCCATCGCGATGCCGTCCAAGCGGATCACCGTCAATCTCTCCCCCGCCGACATGCCCAAGGAGGGCTCGCATTTCGATCTGCCCATCGCGCTCGGCCTGCTGGCGGCGCTCGACATCCTGCCGCGCGACGAGATCGCCCAGACCATGGCGCTTGGCGAACTGGCGCTCGATGGCACCCTCGTGCCCGTGCCCGGCGCCCTGCCCGCCGCGATGACCGCCGCCGAGGAGGAGCGCACCCTGCTCTGCCCCCGCGCCTCGGGCGCCGAGGCCGCCTGGGTCGGCAATTGCCGGGTGCTCGGCGCCCAGAGCCTCGTCGAGCTGGTGCGGCACTATACCGGCGACGCCACGATCCCGCCTGCCGAGCCCGGCGAGCTCACCCCGGACCCGGCGCGGCGCGACCTGCGCGACGTGAAGGGGCAGGAGCGCGCCAAGCGGGCGCTGGAAATCGCCGCCGCCGGGCGTCACCACCTGATCCTCGTCGGCACGCCCGGCTCCGGCAAATCCATGCTGGCGGCACGGCTGCCCGGCCTGCTGCCGCCGCTCTCGGCGCAGGAGGCGCTGGAAACCTCGATGATCCATTCGCTGGCCGGGCTGCTGGACGAGGGCGGCATCTCGCGCAGCCGGCCCTTTCGCGAACCGCATCACACCGCTTCCATGGCGGCGATCATCGGCGGCGGGCGCAGCGCCAAGCCGGGCGAGGTCAGCCTCGCGCATAACGGCGTGCTCTTCATGGACGAGTTCCCGGAATTCCCCCGCACCGTGCTCGAAACCCTGCGCCAGCCCATCGAGAGCGGCGAGGTCATGGTGTCGCGCGCCAACGCTCATATCACCTATCCCTGCCGCTTCATGCTGGTCGCCGCCGCCAACCCCTGCAAATGCGGCTATCTCACCG
The window above is part of the Salipiger abyssi genome. Proteins encoded here:
- a CDS encoding TraB/GumN family protein, yielding MRRTPLAICLWLALAPAAIAQCQGEDLRETMSAGERARLDARVAAMPYATGNRWRAERNGEVIHLVGTMHLSDPRLDAPLERLRPVIDGAGAVLLEMPQEEQAELMQSLSSRPELLLLTENTLPELMEESDWQALSAAARDQGIPPFMAAKFRPWYLSMMLSLPACAKSAMEARDGLDMRIEAMAEAAGVPTLALEPFDTTFNIFNAEPLDEQIEMMTVSLATQDSGEDGFATTIAAYFDEAVGEMWAFSEILVARSGLLPPDEAEALVEESGAAVLDQRNRAWIPVILHAAETYDAPIVAAFGAAHLPGEEGVLHMLEEAGFSVTREPF
- a CDS encoding M3 family metallopeptidase, giving the protein MTNPLLADWDTPFHIAPFDRISDDDFAPAFEEALSAHLREIDAIANNPEPPSFANTIEAMEGAGEALDKVLSVFFSVAGADSNPERQALQRDFSPKLAAHSSAIYANETLFARIADLWARRDRLGLSEEEARVLYLTHRGFVRAGAALEGAEAERMKAVKSRLAVLGTSFTQNLLKDEADWFMPLAEADLEGLPGFVVDAARAAGEALEQDGPVVTLSRSLIVPFLQFSPRRDLREKAFRAWAARGENGGETDNREIAAEVLALREERAKLLGYPDFAHFKLETEMAGTPERVRELLMQVWQPAKAQALRDQAEMEEMLRDDGVNDALQPWDWRYYAEKRRRASYDLDESELKPYLQLDRMIEAAFTCANRLFGLDFAPLDVPLYHPDCRAWEVKRNGEHLAVFIGDYFARASKRSGAWCSAMRSQAKRPRVETPVVINVCNFSKPSQGKPALLSYDDARTLFHEFGHALHQMLSDVEFGSVSGTSVARDFVELPSQLYEHWLEVPEVLEEFATHAETGAAMPKALLDKVLAAATFDMGFQTVEYVASALVDLEFHSGAAPADPMAKQAEVLQGIGMPQAITMRHATPHFAHVFAGDGYSSGYYSYMWSEVMDADAFAAFEEAGGAFDPETAHKLEEFILSKGGSREAEELYTAFRGRMPGVEALLKGRGLVA
- a CDS encoding HesA/MoeB/ThiF family protein; this encodes MLLVLALAAAIWGLGHLMGASRAARGYMLGLLYVAVLALQLVLPDGHPLRQATGGSEAFWLIFGGFVALGLAYAFVLRRVKARADAKVPAPAAQPGAFSGAELERYARHIVLRELGGPGQKALKQARVLVIGAGGLGAPALQYLAAAGVGTIGMIDDDVVENANLQRQVIHTDARIGMPKVFSAKAAMQAQNPYVEIRPYHRRLDAEGAEALFAEYDLILDGTDNFETRYLANRAAVAAGKPLISGALSQWEGQISVFDPTKGAPCYQCIFPEAPAPGLAPSCAEAGVLGPLPGVIGAMMAVEAVKLIAGAGQPLLGEMLIYDALWGETRKIALKRREDCPVCGG
- the dut gene encoding dUTP diphosphatase, with amino-acid sequence MWDDGADRSLGLPSYATGGAAGADLRANFVDRGEIALAPGARALVPTGLRLAIPEGWEVQIRPRSGLALKHGITLPNSPGTIDSDYRGPLGVIVMNAGSEPFVIAHGDRIAQMVAAPVVQAGFDLVETLPETARGAGGFGSTGVR
- the coaBC gene encoding bifunctional phosphopantothenoylcysteine decarboxylase/phosphopantothenate--cysteine ligase CoaBC, with protein sequence MLAGKRILLIIGGGIAAYKALETIRRLRERGAAVTPVLTPAAAEFVTPLSVGALAGEKVYTDLFDLTDEAEMGHIQLSRVADLVLVVPATADLMAKMAQGLAGDLASTLLLATDTPVMIAPAMNVRMWEHPATQRNLALLKGDGVAVIGPGEGDMACGEFGPGRLAEPLEIVVAVEAALSDGPLKGRRVLVTSGPTHEPIDPVRYIANRSSGAQGTAIAEALRDLGAEVVFVTGPAEVARPEGVEVIEVESALEMRAAVLGALPVDAGVFAAAVADWRVESASGSKIKKQAGRLPSLSFTENPDILAEVSGLAEDRPGLVVGFAAETDDVVAHATAKRARKGCDWIVANDVSPATGIMGGSENAVVLISDDGAEDWPRMGKREVARRLAARIAEALGAG
- a CDS encoding ChaN family lipoprotein — protein: MMRTLPLAAPLIALSLTAPAAFADGGVFDEAQVVFLGESHDNPAHHARQAELVAELQPVALVFEMLTTDQSALIHPEHLEDEAALSELLDWENSGWPDFAMYYPIFEAAGEAAIFGAALPREEARRVSGEPLDTVFGPSAGFYGLDEPLPAEQQEIREAMQMAAHCDALPAEMLPTMVGIQRLRDARLAETALEALSMHGGPVVVITGNGHARTDWGAPALIARAAPEVTVASLGQGETGKGAPEGTFDLVEETESVERDDPCEAFQDAPAN
- a CDS encoding RNA polymerase factor sigma-32, with the translated sequence MTPESFNDQTISRQAMKAELLDAETELQLAYAWRDRRDEAALHRLITAYMRLAISMAAKFKRYGAPMGDLIQEAGLGLMKAADKFDPDRGVRFSTYAVWWIKASIQDYVMRNWSMVRTGSTSSQKSLFFNMRRVQARLEREASAEGRQWERHKLHAAIAEEIGVPLHDVQMMEGRLSGSDFSLNATQSTDEDGREWIDTLEDEGEQSSSLVEGRLDNAQLREWLLTALTGLNDREQFIVRERKLRDETRTLESLGQELGLSKERVRQLEAAAFAKMRKSLEAQSGEVQQFLA
- a CDS encoding glutathione S-transferase family protein; the protein is MEDRLFIGDYTYSSWSLRGWLLLERFGLPFSVRRITFLDGPVAEQLTEIAPARTVPSLVTGEGAVIWDSLALAEELASRHPDAGHWPADPSARAMARSMTAEMHSSFMALREQCPMNLQAAYQGVEPSEGTRVDLARIEALWTRAREAYGSAGPWLFGAYSAADAFYAPVAARIAGYGLPVGALAGAYVAAHLADPAFRRWRAMGIALGEHLPWYDRDHPRTDWPGPAPRMAHALESGTPENETCPYSGTPATHLMEMEGRVFGFCNAFCRDKTVADPTAWPAFAALL
- a CDS encoding YifB family Mg chelatase-like AAA ATPase; translation: MVAHAYTVAFEGVEARPVEVQCAVTAGVPGFAIVGLPDKAVSEARERVRAALTTMAIAMPSKRITVNLSPADMPKEGSHFDLPIALGLLAALDILPRDEIAQTMALGELALDGTLVPVPGALPAAMTAAEEERTLLCPRASGAEAAWVGNCRVLGAQSLVELVRHYTGDATIPPAEPGELTPDPARRDLRDVKGQERAKRALEIAAAGRHHLILVGTPGSGKSMLAARLPGLLPPLSAQEALETSMIHSLAGLLDEGGISRSRPFREPHHTASMAAIIGGGRSAKPGEVSLAHNGVLFMDEFPEFPRTVLETLRQPIESGEVMVSRANAHITYPCRFMLVAAANPCKCGYLTDAGRACSRAPNCGEDYLGRISGPLMDRFDLRVEVPPVAFTDLDLPASGDASATVAARVGAARDRQAARFSGQAGLRTNADAEGQLLEEIAAPDAEGRDLLLRAADRFGLSARGYHRILRVARTIADLAGEDAVRRPHVAEALSYRLVAAKES